Proteins from a single region of Callithrix jacchus isolate 240 chromosome 12, calJac240_pri, whole genome shotgun sequence:
- the LOC118146404 gene encoding large ribosomal subunit protein eL37-like, protein MTKGTSSFGKRRNKTHMLCSCCGSKAYHLQKSTCSKCGYPAKCKRKYNWSAKAKRRNTTKTGQMRHLKIVYRRFRHGFREGTTSKHKKAAVAASSSS, encoded by the coding sequence ATGACCAAGGGAACGTCATCATTTGGGAAGCGTCGCAATAAGACACACATGTTGTGCAGCTGCTGTGGCTCTAAGGCCTACCACCTTCAGAAGTCGACCTGCAGCAAATGTGGCTACCCTGCCAAGTGCAAGAGAAAGTATAACTGGAGTGCCAAGGCTAAAAGACGAAATACCACCAAGACTGGTCAAATGAGGCACCTAAAAATTGTATACCGCAGATTCAGGCATGGATTCCGTGAAGGAACAACATCTAAACACAAGAAGGCAGCTGTTGCAGCATCCAGTTCATCTTAA